In one Dreissena polymorpha isolate Duluth1 chromosome 7, UMN_Dpol_1.0, whole genome shotgun sequence genomic region, the following are encoded:
- the LOC127838198 gene encoding fibroleukin-like, with protein sequence MKVYCDVDSKNKSWIVIQRRMDGSVNFNRSWADYKAGFGNVRVEFWFGNEYIYQLTKDKPRELRIDMETFDGRKGYALYSAFSVVSESGKYKLHVGGYTGDAGDDLESYHNNQSAFTKGALLFLKIL encoded by the coding sequence ATGAAGGTATATTGTGATGTGGACTCCAAGAACAAGAGCTGGATAGTTATTCAGAGAAGAATGGACGGGTCTGTAAATTTCAATCGCAGTTGGGCCGATTACAAAGCTGGCTTCGGCAACGTGAGAGTCGAATTCTGGTTTGGCAATGAATATATCTACCAGCTGACTAAGGACAAACCGAGGGAGCTGAGGATTGATATGGAGACGTTCGATGGACGAAAGGGTTATGCATTGTATTCTGCCTTCAGTGTTGTATCTGAGTCTGGGAAGTATAAGCTCCATGTGGGCGGATACACTGGTGACGCAGGGGACGATTTAGAATCGTATCACAATAATCAGTCAGCATTCACTAAAGGTGCACTTTTATTTTTGAAGATACTATAA